From the genome of Candidatus Delongbacteria bacterium, one region includes:
- a CDS encoding zinc-binding dehydrogenase, giving the protein MRAVVIPRHGGPEVLELREWPRPAAPGPGQVRVSVRAVGLNHLDLWVRRGHPGLHVELPFIPGSDLAGVVESVGEGVTRVRAGQSVVAYPALFCHQCAACLAGRQNHCRSYAILGENTPGGLCDEIVLPERNLFALPEGLSFAQGAAFPLAWLTSWHMLTRKVVLKPGDWVLIQAAASGTGVAALQIARLFGARVIATAGSDEKCRRLLELGAEHVVNLRSGELRARVKAVTGGLGCAVVLDHLGAETFTQSLGCLAREGSYLTCGGTTGPELRFDVRHLFIKHQRIIGSTMGDVGDFQSVLAHMGPPPAAGAPLRGLWPVVHREFSLAQVSQAHAELENRQASGKIVVNLEL; this is encoded by the coding sequence ATGAGGGCCGTCGTCATTCCCCGCCACGGCGGACCGGAAGTGCTTGAGCTGCGCGAATGGCCGCGACCGGCGGCGCCGGGTCCGGGTCAGGTGCGCGTGTCCGTCCGGGCCGTGGGCCTGAATCACCTGGACCTCTGGGTGCGCCGCGGCCATCCGGGGCTCCACGTGGAGCTGCCCTTCATTCCGGGCAGCGATCTGGCCGGCGTGGTGGAGTCCGTGGGCGAGGGCGTGACCCGTGTGCGGGCCGGGCAATCCGTGGTGGCCTATCCGGCCCTCTTCTGCCATCAGTGCGCGGCCTGTCTGGCCGGACGCCAGAACCACTGCCGCAGCTACGCCATCCTGGGCGAGAACACCCCCGGCGGCCTGTGCGACGAGATCGTGCTGCCCGAACGCAACCTCTTTGCCCTGCCCGAGGGCCTGAGCTTCGCCCAGGGCGCGGCCTTTCCCCTGGCCTGGCTCACCAGTTGGCACATGCTGACTCGCAAGGTCGTCCTGAAGCCCGGCGACTGGGTGCTGATCCAGGCCGCGGCCAGCGGCACGGGCGTGGCCGCCCTGCAAATCGCCCGGCTCTTCGGCGCGCGGGTGATCGCCACGGCGGGCAGCGACGAGAAGTGCCGGCGCCTGCTCGAGTTGGGCGCCGAACACGTGGTCAACCTTCGCTCCGGCGAGTTGCGGGCCCGGGTCAAGGCGGTCACCGGCGGGCTGGGTTGCGCCGTGGTGCTGGACCACCTGGGGGCCGAGACTTTCACCCAGTCCCTGGGCTGCCTGGCCCGCGAAGGCAGCTACCTGACCTGCGGCGGCACCACGGGGCCGGAGCTGCGCTTCGACGTGCGCCACCTTTTCATCAAACACCAGCGGATCATCGGGTCCACCATGGGCGACGTGGGGGATTTCCAGTCCGTGTTGGCGCACATGGGCCCGCCGCCGGCCGCGGGCGCCCCGCTCCGCGGGCTCTGGCCCGTCGTGCACCGGGAGTTTTCGCTGGCCCAGGTGTCCCAGGCCCACGCCGAACTGGAAAACCGGCAGGCCAGTGGAAAGATTGTCGTGAACTTGGAACTCTGA
- a CDS encoding peptidylprolyl isomerase, whose protein sequence is MRGTKLMTVRATLLTLIIFTLATGCGKNLESAVATVGDETITLQDLRDEMVRQFRTEREAARKPLEVREKALESLVERRLKVAGARADGYFDKPEIKEREESLLSEAMINRLFEIEILDKVITESVLKETYDKQGTEVQAAHILLRWTPDSAAVRQRAQEIAQEIKGGLAFDQAAEKYTEEPNGKERKGDLGWFSWGRMVTSFQDACWALKEGEVSAPVETNFGVHLIHLTGRRQVENRPPFEEQKETLKEMCRNAMGEQVMASGNAYLDALKADLKYTRDEAKAQRLLTDIQANMQPERKLQEILTSLADGAWKGQELATWKGGALDLPALAKGLERNFRPASSLTTAKDVLDMIDNAAIVPMLTLRAKDKNLDADKDVKKNVKQQIENMVVMTYEREKIKGTINITEEQIAAWFTGHPEDYMHPQKVVVQEILVADKQLADDLAARAKKGENFGKLAKQYTERPDRKGTDGTLEPFQAGRYGKMGEAAFSMKPGDISDPLPIGRNWSVIKIVEIQAPTAKTLDEARTSIRMKLEREERTTRHDQWRAEIEKKVKVVLYKEKLTQLFADIETEGDQQADGGVPAGKKSKNGRPKLPDDY, encoded by the coding sequence ATGAGGGGAACCAAGTTGATGACCGTCCGGGCCACGCTCTTGACGCTCATCATCTTCACCCTGGCCACGGGCTGTGGCAAGAATCTGGAGAGCGCGGTCGCCACCGTGGGCGACGAGACGATCACCCTGCAGGACCTGCGCGACGAGATGGTGCGCCAGTTCCGCACGGAGCGCGAAGCCGCACGCAAGCCGCTGGAAGTCCGGGAAAAGGCCCTGGAATCCCTGGTGGAGCGGCGCCTGAAGGTGGCCGGCGCCCGGGCCGACGGCTATTTCGACAAGCCCGAGATCAAGGAGCGCGAGGAAAGCCTGCTCTCCGAGGCAATGATCAACCGGCTCTTCGAGATCGAGATCCTGGACAAGGTGATCACGGAATCGGTGCTCAAGGAGACCTACGACAAGCAGGGAACGGAAGTCCAGGCCGCGCACATCCTGTTGCGCTGGACGCCGGACAGCGCGGCCGTGCGCCAGCGGGCCCAGGAGATCGCCCAGGAGATCAAGGGCGGACTGGCCTTCGATCAGGCGGCGGAGAAGTACACCGAAGAGCCAAACGGCAAGGAGCGCAAGGGCGACCTGGGCTGGTTCAGCTGGGGCCGGATGGTCACCTCCTTCCAGGACGCCTGCTGGGCCTTGAAGGAAGGCGAAGTGTCCGCGCCGGTGGAGACCAACTTCGGCGTGCACCTGATCCACTTGACGGGACGGCGCCAGGTGGAGAACCGGCCGCCCTTCGAGGAGCAGAAAGAGACGCTGAAGGAGATGTGCCGCAACGCCATGGGCGAACAGGTCATGGCGTCCGGCAACGCCTATCTCGACGCGCTGAAGGCGGATTTGAAGTACACGCGCGACGAGGCCAAGGCCCAGCGCCTGCTGACCGACATCCAGGCCAACATGCAGCCGGAGCGCAAGCTGCAGGAAATCCTGACCAGCTTGGCGGACGGCGCCTGGAAGGGCCAGGAGCTGGCCACCTGGAAGGGCGGCGCGCTGGATCTGCCCGCCCTGGCCAAGGGCCTGGAGCGCAACTTCCGGCCGGCCTCTTCGCTGACCACGGCCAAGGACGTGCTGGACATGATCGACAACGCGGCCATCGTCCCCATGCTGACCCTGCGCGCCAAGGACAAGAACCTGGACGCCGACAAGGACGTCAAGAAGAACGTCAAGCAGCAGATCGAGAACATGGTGGTGATGACCTACGAGCGCGAGAAGATCAAGGGCACCATCAACATCACCGAGGAGCAGATCGCGGCCTGGTTCACGGGTCATCCCGAGGACTACATGCATCCGCAGAAGGTCGTGGTGCAGGAAATCCTGGTGGCCGACAAGCAGTTGGCCGATGATCTGGCCGCCCGCGCCAAGAAGGGCGAAAACTTCGGCAAACTGGCCAAGCAGTACACCGAGCGCCCGGACCGCAAGGGCACGGACGGCACCCTGGAGCCCTTCCAGGCGGGCCGCTACGGCAAGATGGGCGAGGCGGCGTTCTCCATGAAGCCCGGCGACATCAGCGACCCCTTGCCCATCGGTCGCAATTGGTCGGTGATCAAGATCGTGGAAATCCAGGCCCCCACGGCCAAGACCCTGGACGAGGCCCGGACCTCCATCCGCATGAAGCTGGAGCGCGAGGAGCGCACCACGCGGCACGACCAGTGGCGCGCGGAGATCGAGAAGAAGGTCAAGGTGGTCCTCTACAAGGAGAAGCTCACCCAGCTGTTCGCCGACATTGAGACCGAGGGCGACCAGCAGGCGGACGGCGGCGTGCCCGCCGGCAAGAAGAGCAAGAACGGCCGGCCCAAGCTGCCCGACGACTATTGA
- a CDS encoding CHRD domain-containing protein — translation MKSLRAHMFGGMLALLLATSSALAQVFTATLEGTQEVPPNASPATGSIQAVLTGTQLVVTGSFAGLLANYTASHIHNAPAGSNGSVVVGLTPQLSSTTSGDYLAASNTFTLTPAQVTNLFAGNYYVNVHSTVLPGGEIRGQLRIHDEPVGAHEEPARFTLQANAPNPFNPSTLIRLSLDETGPARLVVHNLLGQQVAVLLNGLLERGEHAVTFDAGTLPSGMYIYTLEAGGTRESRRMLLVR, via the coding sequence ATGAAGAGTCTTCGCGCCCACATGTTTGGCGGCATGCTGGCCCTGTTGCTGGCGACGTCGTCCGCCCTGGCCCAGGTTTTCACCGCCACCCTGGAAGGAACCCAGGAGGTTCCGCCCAACGCCTCGCCCGCCACGGGCAGCATTCAGGCCGTGCTGACGGGAACCCAGCTGGTCGTCACGGGCTCCTTCGCCGGCCTGCTCGCCAACTACACGGCGTCCCACATCCACAATGCGCCCGCGGGCAGCAATGGATCCGTGGTGGTGGGCCTGACGCCGCAGCTGTCGTCCACCACGTCGGGAGATTATCTGGCGGCGTCCAACACCTTCACCCTGACGCCGGCCCAAGTGACCAACCTGTTTGCCGGCAACTACTACGTCAACGTGCACTCCACCGTGCTGCCCGGCGGCGAGATCCGTGGCCAGCTGCGCATTCACGACGAGCCCGTCGGCGCTCACGAGGAGCCCGCCCGCTTCACGTTGCAGGCCAATGCGCCCAACCCCTTCAATCCGTCCACGCTCATCCGCCTGAGCCTGGACGAGACGGGTCCGGCCCGCCTGGTGGTGCACAATCTGCTGGGCCAGCAGGTGGCCGTGCTGCTGAACGGCTTGCTGGAGCGGGGCGAACACGCCGTGACCTTTGACGCGGGCACCCTGCCCAGCGGCATGTACATCTACACATTGGAAGCCGGCGGGACGCGCGAGTCCCGTCGCATGTTGCTCGTTCGCTAG
- the mfd gene encoding transcription-repair coupling factor, with amino-acid sequence MNTLPANPLQALQLRLAASSPFSSLQESLAAHHLVEAGGVSGSLRALCLAHLLQDRPGLILVEDMGEAEELADDLILLLGQDRVFALPQVELAPYDEKQLPLEKRSAQVEIYRRLRLGDPLVLVAGLRQLLQRHPDPRELDSGLHLLEPGMALDREALLESLEAAGFERVSVVEDIAQYSVRGGILDLYPWGQEFPIRLEFFGDEIESIRAFDPGMQTSTEPLASVTLALHHEAPPEDGQDIFQLLRADALVAGPALDVLRAQLDHGAKEVLQAWKALPDHAHTAPPERRYVTPAQLVEQLLRRPRLVFHESRRPDDEQVLNFRSRSQEAFMRNLSLLAANLRGLHDEGYQTIILCDNHGQLERLSEILEEMELPRARVPLAVGSLHRGFVSHDALLAVYTDHEIFGRPRMRRHIKRFRRATALRRIENLEPGDTVVHVRFGIGVFEGLTTLKVNGHEREVLKIRYANNDRIYVRLENFRDVEKYSAGEGVAAKLSKLGSGEWERTQRKTKASIQSIAKELLELYARRRMSQGVAFGGDTVWQREMEAAFEFEETSDQLTAIAAVKEDMEASWPMDRLICGDVGFGKTEVAVRAAFKAVNNGYQAAILVPTTILAQQHYNTFSARYAEFPARVEVLSRFRTAKEQHQVLAELKQGKVDVLIGTHRLLSKDVEFHRLGLLVVDEEQRFGVLHKERIKQLKANLDVITMTATPIPRTLDMAMLGIRDLSLVNVPPSNRLPIETEILPYNPKAIRSAILRELDRNGQVYFVHNRVQSIDTIITQLRELVPEGRFAVAHGQMSGPQLEKVMYQFMRRDFDVLVSTMIIETGLDIPNVNTMIVNRADTFGLSQLYQLRGRIGRSHRQAYAYLLTPSAFDMTPDAKKRLHTIGEFTDLGSGFKIAMRDLEIRGAGNILGAEQSGHISAVGYELYNRLLEEAILEMKEELEPTERPQRLECQVELPVDALLPATYVEDSGERVNLYRRLQQVQNVDEVAGLRGEVADRFGNLPREAWMLFQLVELQALGRAAGCALVDLRHERLTIKPAAEDETAAQAWLAGLRHLGPDWPVQVSTAGGVALVLNQRGMDWGIKLEQARLLLRELGRST; translated from the coding sequence TTGAATACCTTGCCGGCTAATCCGCTACAGGCCCTCCAGCTGCGACTGGCCGCTTCGAGCCCTTTCTCTTCCCTGCAGGAATCCCTGGCCGCCCATCACCTGGTGGAAGCCGGCGGAGTCTCCGGCAGTCTGCGCGCGCTCTGTCTGGCCCACCTTCTGCAGGATCGGCCGGGCTTGATCCTGGTGGAAGACATGGGCGAGGCCGAGGAGCTGGCGGACGACCTGATCCTCCTACTGGGTCAGGACCGCGTCTTCGCGCTCCCCCAGGTGGAGCTGGCCCCTTACGACGAAAAGCAGCTGCCGCTGGAAAAGCGCTCGGCGCAGGTGGAGATCTACCGCCGCCTGCGGCTGGGCGACCCCCTGGTGCTGGTGGCCGGACTGCGCCAACTGCTCCAGCGCCACCCGGACCCGCGCGAACTGGACAGCGGCCTGCACCTGCTGGAACCCGGCATGGCGCTGGACCGCGAGGCCCTGCTGGAGTCGCTGGAAGCCGCCGGCTTCGAGCGCGTGTCCGTGGTGGAGGACATCGCCCAGTACTCGGTGCGCGGCGGCATCCTGGACCTCTATCCATGGGGGCAGGAATTCCCCATCCGCCTGGAATTCTTCGGGGACGAGATCGAGTCCATCCGCGCCTTCGACCCCGGCATGCAGACCAGCACCGAGCCGCTGGCCAGCGTCACCCTGGCCCTGCACCATGAGGCGCCGCCCGAAGATGGCCAGGACATCTTCCAGCTCCTGCGGGCAGACGCGCTGGTGGCCGGACCGGCCCTGGACGTGCTGCGCGCGCAACTGGATCACGGTGCCAAGGAAGTTCTGCAAGCCTGGAAAGCGCTGCCCGACCATGCCCACACGGCCCCGCCCGAGCGGCGCTACGTGACGCCGGCCCAGTTGGTGGAACAGCTGCTGCGCCGGCCCCGACTGGTCTTCCACGAAAGCCGGCGCCCGGACGACGAGCAGGTTCTCAACTTCCGCAGCCGCAGCCAGGAAGCCTTCATGCGCAACCTGAGCCTGCTGGCCGCCAACCTGCGCGGGCTGCACGACGAAGGCTACCAGACCATCATCCTCTGCGACAACCACGGGCAGCTGGAGCGGCTGAGCGAGATCCTGGAGGAGATGGAGCTGCCGCGCGCGCGCGTGCCGCTGGCTGTGGGCTCGCTGCACCGGGGCTTCGTGTCCCACGACGCCCTGCTGGCGGTCTACACGGACCACGAGATCTTCGGCCGCCCGCGCATGCGCCGGCACATCAAGCGCTTTCGCCGGGCCACCGCCCTGCGGAGGATCGAGAACCTGGAGCCCGGCGACACCGTCGTGCACGTGCGCTTCGGCATCGGTGTCTTCGAGGGCCTGACCACGCTCAAGGTCAACGGCCACGAGCGCGAGGTGTTGAAGATCCGCTACGCCAACAACGACCGGATCTACGTGCGGCTGGAGAATTTCCGCGACGTGGAGAAGTACTCGGCGGGCGAGGGCGTGGCGGCCAAGCTGTCCAAGTTGGGCAGCGGCGAGTGGGAGCGCACCCAGCGCAAGACCAAGGCCTCGATCCAGAGCATCGCCAAGGAGTTGCTCGAGCTCTACGCCCGCCGGCGGATGAGTCAGGGCGTGGCCTTTGGCGGCGACACAGTCTGGCAGCGGGAGATGGAGGCGGCCTTTGAATTCGAGGAGACCAGCGATCAGTTGACGGCCATCGCCGCCGTGAAGGAGGACATGGAAGCCTCCTGGCCGATGGATCGGCTGATCTGCGGCGACGTGGGCTTCGGCAAGACCGAGGTGGCCGTCCGGGCCGCCTTCAAGGCCGTGAACAACGGCTACCAGGCAGCGATCCTGGTGCCCACCACCATCTTGGCCCAACAGCACTACAACACCTTCAGTGCGCGTTATGCAGAATTCCCCGCGCGCGTGGAGGTGCTGAGCCGCTTCCGCACCGCCAAGGAACAGCACCAGGTGCTGGCGGAGCTGAAACAGGGCAAGGTGGACGTGCTGATCGGCACGCACCGCCTGCTCTCCAAGGACGTGGAGTTCCACCGGCTGGGCCTGCTGGTGGTGGACGAGGAGCAGCGCTTCGGCGTGCTGCATAAGGAGCGCATCAAGCAGCTCAAGGCCAACCTGGACGTGATCACCATGACGGCCACGCCCATTCCCCGCACACTGGACATGGCCATGCTGGGAATCCGCGACCTGAGCCTGGTGAACGTCCCGCCTTCCAACCGCCTGCCCATCGAGACGGAGATCCTGCCCTACAACCCCAAGGCGATCCGCAGCGCCATCCTGCGCGAGCTGGACCGCAACGGGCAGGTTTATTTCGTCCACAACCGGGTCCAGTCCATCGACACCATCATCACCCAGCTGCGCGAGCTGGTGCCCGAAGGCCGCTTCGCCGTGGCCCATGGGCAGATGAGCGGGCCCCAGCTGGAAAAGGTCATGTACCAGTTCATGCGCCGGGACTTCGACGTGCTGGTCTCGACAATGATCATCGAAACCGGCCTGGACATTCCCAACGTGAACACGATGATCGTCAACCGCGCCGATACCTTCGGCCTTTCCCAGCTCTACCAGCTGCGCGGCCGTATCGGGCGCAGCCACCGCCAAGCCTACGCTTATCTGCTGACGCCATCCGCTTTCGACATGACGCCGGACGCCAAGAAGCGCCTGCACACCATCGGCGAGTTCACGGACTTGGGTTCGGGCTTCAAGATCGCCATGCGGGACTTGGAGATCCGCGGGGCGGGCAACATCCTGGGCGCGGAACAGAGCGGCCACATCTCCGCCGTGGGCTACGAGCTCTACAACCGCCTGCTGGAAGAGGCCATCCTGGAGATGAAGGAAGAGCTGGAGCCCACGGAGCGGCCCCAGCGGCTGGAGTGCCAGGTGGAACTGCCCGTGGACGCCCTGCTGCCCGCGACCTACGTGGAGGATTCCGGCGAGCGCGTCAATCTCTACCGCCGGCTGCAGCAGGTGCAGAACGTGGACGAGGTGGCGGGGCTGCGCGGCGAGGTGGCCGACCGCTTCGGCAACCTGCCCCGGGAAGCCTGGATGCTGTTCCAGTTGGTGGAGCTGCAGGCCCTGGGGCGGGCGGCGGGCTGCGCGCTGGTGGACCTGCGCCACGAGCGCCTGACCATCAAGCCGGCGGCGGAAGACGAGACCGCGGCGCAGGCCTGGCTGGCCGGGCTGCGCCACCTGGGCCCGGACTGGCCCGTGCAGGTCTCCACGGCCGGCGGGGTCGCGCTGGTCTTGAATCAGCGGGGCATGGACTGGGGCATCAAGCTGGAACAGGCGCGCCTGCTGCTGCGGGAACTCGGACGCAGCACCTGA
- a CDS encoding RsmG family class I SAM-dependent methyltransferase — MELDTPGLATQRLALYEERLRDQSERLGLVSTAGLENFATLLLDPCLRMGELPALCAARNIVDLGSGNGLPGIPVAILHPDKPVLLVDSRLKRCQFLTDVAAALELEHVRVLHARVEKVRAEAPPDLFICRFFKDLRLMAAWTRHWRVAGTRYLVVAGQEESPQPAVYDLTLQGSHPLSAGKVALEYLAG, encoded by the coding sequence GTGGAACTCGATACCCCCGGGCTGGCCACCCAGCGCCTGGCCCTTTATGAAGAGCGACTTCGCGACCAATCCGAGCGGCTGGGCCTCGTGTCGACCGCCGGTCTGGAGAACTTCGCCACCCTATTACTGGACCCCTGCCTGCGCATGGGGGAACTCCCTGCGCTTTGCGCGGCCCGCAACATCGTGGACCTGGGTTCGGGCAACGGCTTGCCGGGAATTCCCGTCGCCATTCTCCACCCGGACAAGCCCGTGCTGCTGGTGGACAGCCGGCTCAAGCGCTGTCAGTTTTTGACGGACGTCGCCGCGGCCTTGGAGCTGGAGCACGTCCGCGTGCTGCACGCCCGGGTGGAGAAGGTACGCGCCGAGGCCCCGCCCGATTTGTTTATCTGCAGGTTTTTCAAAGACTTGCGCTTGATGGCAGCCTGGACTCGCCACTGGCGCGTCGCCGGAACCCGCTACCTGGTGGTTGCCGGTCAGGAAGAGTCGCCCCAGCCTGCCGTCTACGACTTGACCCTGCAGGGATCCCATCCGCTCTCCGCAGGAAAGGTGGCCCTTGAATACCTTGCCGGCTAA
- the mnmG gene encoding tRNA uridine-5-carboxymethylaminomethyl(34) synthesis enzyme MnmG, with amino-acid sequence MSHIPDTPGANPGATEPGRSTWNLPDPAYDLVVAGAGHAGIEAALAGARLGLRTLLVSMSLQTIGQMSCNPAIGGVGKGQLVREIDALGGEMGRLADRAGLQFRMLNRSKGPAVWSPRAQSDKLRYAQLATQTLSDQPGLDLRQGLVTDLILQHDRVTAVELAGGVRIRAGAVIVCAGTFLNGLLHVGESRSPGGRAGEPPALGLSEALARRGIEVRRYKTGTPPRVDRASIRFEAFDAQQGDAKPAPFRFYENLISLPQQCCYATWTTPRTHEILSDNLHRSPLFSGRIEGTGPRYCPSVEDKVVRFADKERHQLFLEPESQAGREMYVNGFSTSMPEDVQLAALRSVPGFEQVRFTRPGYAIEYDYFPAWQLDATLRLRGLSNLFFAGQQNGTSGYEEAAAQGLLAALNAAAQLDQKDPVVLGRDQAYIGVLLDDLVNKPLPEPYRMFTSRAEFRLLLRQDNADQRLMPLAHRLGLLEQWRWERFLQRQEVRTRLLEWLSRTSINGRALESQVLAASSSPANGRSQDQAAVTPDLTASTTQRAQEWLKRPELGLSALLQAAPEPWFAEVDDDLIAGVEVDIKYAGYVERQHRAVESFRRNEQVPLPEELDYKSLASLSTEARERLSLVRPRNLGQASRVGGVNPTDIQALWVHLQRRPPASSSPEHQEDAVTPAD; translated from the coding sequence ATGAGTCACATCCCCGACACTCCGGGCGCCAATCCTGGCGCCACTGAGCCGGGTCGTTCCACGTGGAACTTGCCGGACCCGGCCTACGATCTGGTCGTGGCCGGCGCCGGACATGCCGGCATCGAGGCCGCACTGGCCGGTGCCCGACTGGGCCTGCGCACCCTGCTCGTCAGCATGTCCCTGCAAACCATTGGGCAGATGTCCTGCAATCCGGCCATCGGTGGCGTGGGCAAAGGGCAGTTGGTGCGCGAGATCGACGCCCTGGGCGGCGAGATGGGGCGGCTGGCTGATCGGGCGGGGCTCCAGTTTCGCATGCTCAACCGCTCCAAGGGGCCGGCGGTCTGGTCGCCCCGAGCCCAAAGCGACAAGCTTCGTTACGCCCAACTGGCCACCCAGACCTTGTCGGATCAGCCCGGGCTGGACCTGCGCCAAGGCTTGGTGACCGACCTGATCCTGCAACACGATCGGGTGACGGCCGTGGAATTGGCGGGCGGCGTCCGGATCCGCGCCGGCGCGGTCATCGTCTGCGCCGGGACTTTCTTGAACGGCCTGCTACACGTCGGAGAGTCACGTTCTCCCGGTGGTCGCGCGGGCGAGCCGCCGGCACTGGGGCTCAGCGAAGCGCTGGCCCGCCGAGGGATCGAGGTGCGCCGTTACAAAACCGGCACGCCGCCCCGGGTGGATCGCGCCAGCATCCGCTTCGAGGCATTCGACGCGCAGCAGGGTGACGCCAAGCCGGCGCCCTTTCGCTTCTACGAAAACCTGATTTCCCTGCCCCAGCAGTGTTGCTACGCGACCTGGACCACCCCGCGCACCCATGAGATCCTCAGCGACAACCTGCACCGTTCGCCCCTCTTTTCCGGCCGCATCGAGGGCACGGGTCCACGCTACTGTCCTTCCGTGGAAGACAAGGTGGTGCGCTTTGCGGACAAGGAACGCCACCAGCTGTTTCTGGAGCCCGAGAGCCAGGCCGGCCGCGAGATGTACGTCAACGGCTTTTCCACCTCCATGCCCGAAGATGTGCAACTGGCCGCCCTGCGCAGCGTGCCCGGGTTTGAGCAGGTTCGTTTCACGCGGCCCGGCTATGCCATCGAATACGACTACTTCCCGGCCTGGCAGCTGGACGCCACGCTGCGTCTGCGCGGGCTAAGCAACCTGTTCTTTGCCGGACAGCAGAACGGCACCTCCGGCTATGAGGAGGCGGCGGCCCAAGGTCTGCTGGCCGCCCTCAATGCTGCCGCCCAGCTGGACCAGAAGGACCCCGTGGTGCTGGGGCGGGATCAGGCCTACATCGGGGTCCTGCTGGACGACTTGGTCAATAAACCATTGCCGGAACCCTACCGGATGTTCACAAGTCGGGCTGAGTTTCGCCTCCTCTTGCGGCAAGACAACGCGGATCAGCGGTTGATGCCCCTTGCCCATCGACTGGGCCTGCTGGAGCAGTGGCGTTGGGAGCGCTTCCTGCAACGCCAGGAAGTCCGGACTCGGTTGCTGGAATGGCTGTCCCGGACATCCATCAACGGGCGCGCTCTGGAATCCCAGGTTTTAGCGGCGTCGTCGTCGCCAGCCAATGGGCGCTCGCAGGATCAAGCAGCTGTGACTCCAGATCTCACAGCTTCCACGACGCAACGGGCCCAAGAATGGCTGAAGCGACCCGAGTTGGGTTTGAGCGCCCTGCTTCAGGCGGCGCCGGAGCCCTGGTTCGCTGAAGTGGATGACGACCTGATCGCCGGTGTCGAGGTGGACATCAAGTACGCGGGCTACGTGGAGCGCCAGCACCGCGCCGTGGAAAGCTTCCGCCGCAATGAACAGGTGCCGCTGCCCGAAGAGCTGGACTACAAGTCGCTGGCCTCGCTGTCCACCGAGGCGCGCGAGCGGTTGAGCCTGGTCCGCCCGCGCAACCTGGGTCAGGCCTCGCGGGTGGGGGGCGTGAACCCGACGGACATCCAGGCCCTTTGGGTCCATTTGCAACGCCGTCCGCCGGCGTCATCGTCGCCCGAGCACCAGGAAGACGCCGTCACCCCGGCAGACTGA
- the mnmE gene encoding tRNA uridine-5-carboxymethylaminomethyl(34) synthesis GTPase MnmE has product MLSEARDTIVALSTPPGVGAVSIVRLSGPRALSLAQRRLESRGASDAVLPHARARRRWLTRADGRRLDQAVVLAFHAPHSYTGEDVVEFQLHGSPWLVEELLADLRQEAAVAEPGEFTRRAVEHGRLNLSQAEGVRALVEARSGLAHNLALRSLSGDAGRRVQVLLQELLDLLSLVEAELDFAEHEIDPTPVAVLRSRAGAAIERLEAWRASWRLGRLSHGAQVVLAGEPNAGKSTLMNALLEDSRVLVDEDPGTTRDAIAQELRLGDLSVTLWDTAGLRDSESRVERQGVARTRELLETADVILLLRAPHQSGIPELTERASCLPVLTKSDLANAETDRRPGELAVSALTSAGLTELKAALHQRLVTEDLHSLDLVLTEARHVQLVDLAAQCLRRFCAALAAGLDRPLAATDLREAAEAVGAIVGGADFDDLYPLIFSRFCVGK; this is encoded by the coding sequence ATGCTGTCCGAAGCGCGTGACACCATCGTGGCCCTCTCCACGCCGCCTGGCGTGGGTGCGGTCTCCATCGTGCGGCTCAGCGGTCCGCGAGCCCTTTCCCTGGCCCAGCGCCGCCTGGAATCGCGCGGCGCCTCCGACGCCGTCCTGCCGCACGCGCGGGCGCGTCGGCGCTGGCTGACTCGCGCCGATGGCCGGCGACTGGATCAGGCCGTGGTTCTCGCCTTTCATGCTCCCCACAGTTACACGGGCGAAGATGTGGTGGAATTCCAACTGCACGGTTCGCCGTGGCTGGTGGAGGAGCTTCTGGCGGACCTGCGCCAGGAGGCCGCGGTGGCGGAACCGGGCGAGTTCACCCGCCGCGCCGTGGAACACGGTCGCCTGAACCTCTCCCAGGCCGAAGGGGTACGGGCACTGGTGGAGGCCCGCAGCGGACTGGCCCACAACCTGGCGCTACGCAGCCTGTCGGGGGACGCCGGCCGGCGCGTGCAGGTCCTCCTGCAGGAGCTGTTGGACCTGCTCAGCCTAGTGGAAGCGGAGCTGGATTTCGCCGAGCACGAGATTGATCCAACCCCTGTTGCTGTCTTGCGAAGCCGCGCCGGCGCGGCCATCGAGCGGCTGGAAGCCTGGCGCGCCAGTTGGCGACTGGGCCGGCTCAGCCACGGCGCCCAAGTGGTGCTGGCCGGCGAACCCAACGCCGGAAAATCCACGCTGATGAACGCGCTGCTGGAAGATTCCCGGGTCCTGGTGGACGAAGACCCAGGCACCACGCGCGACGCCATAGCGCAGGAGTTGCGCCTGGGGGACCTCTCTGTCACCCTCTGGGACACCGCCGGGCTGCGGGACAGCGAAAGTCGGGTGGAGCGCCAGGGGGTCGCCCGGACGCGCGAACTGCTGGAAACCGCGGACGTCATCCTGCTGCTGCGAGCCCCCCATCAGTCCGGCATCCCCGAATTGACGGAGCGGGCAAGCTGTCTGCCCGTGCTGACCAAATCCGATCTGGCAAATGCGGAAACGGACCGGCGCCCGGGCGAACTGGCCGTCTCTGCCCTCACCAGCGCCGGGTTGACAGAGCTGAAAGCCGCGCTACACCAGCGGCTGGTGACGGAGGATTTGCACTCGCTGGACCTGGTGCTGACGGAGGCCCGCCACGTGCAATTGGTGGACCTGGCGGCCCAGTGTCTGCGGCGCTTCTGTGCGGCACTCGCGGCGGGGCTGGATCGTCCGCTGGCGGCCACAGACCTGCGCGAGGCAGCGGAGGCCGTCGGCGCCATCGTGGGCGGCGCGGATTTCGACGACTTGTACCCGTTGATCTTCTCCCGCTTTTGCGTGGGCAAATGA